The window AATTACTCATGGATCCATCTTCCCGCACCGGGGAAATCGTGGAGATAGACATTGGTGATGTTCCTGATTCTCGCCCTACAGATTAAGCGAAGTTGCTATGAGCCGCTGGCCTCATCCAACCCTGACGCGTAGGGGAACACGCGCAGGAGGCTGAAAACGAAGTGCCGTGCATGGTCCGTCTTCATTCCTGTCCTTCCCCCCGCGCTCTCATGGGCAAGCTCGCGGAGGGCTACGTTACCGCCATGGCCGTCTCGCGCGTACGCTGTCCACCGGCCGAGAATTCGTTCGGCACCATCGGCTTTGCCGACGTACTGTTTGCCGTTCGTGGAGTCCGTGATGAGGTAGATTCCCTGGACCTCTGACAGGGCGATACGCCAGTCCGTGTAGCGGGGATCGTCCACCATGTCGCGCAGTTGGTGGTAGGTGAGCAGTACGCCGTCGAAGCCTGGAAAGTGGACCTTGTCCCGGTCTGCGATCTCCAGCACGGGCATGCGCGCGCCTGTGGCTGAGCCCGCGCTCCGGTGCCAACTGCGGGGGTTGTCCCATTCGACTACGAGCCGGTCATTGAGGGGTGCAAGGAATTCTGTCGGGCGCAGGTCGAAGCTTCTGTAGTTCTTGGTGGATGTTGTTGCCACTTCGCCGTGGTTCTCGTAAGTACCCCAAAGGCGGGAGCGACGCCCGCCGTCGGCAATGAGGATCACCCAGTATCGGGGAGGATTTGCCGGGAAGCGGGGCGGAATGTCTTGGGTTCTGGTGTAGGCGAGGACCCGCTCTTGGGTCAGATCCTCCGGCCCACGCAACGCATCGGGATCACTCGGCTTGAAGGTGTGGCGGATGACGTGTATATCCTCCAGCCGGACCGCTGGGTCATAGTCCGCACCTATCCCGCTAAGCACATGACCCAGCGTAAGGGACGTGCGGGAGGTCGGCTCTTTGGAGAACATTGTCTCCGCAGGCACGTAAAGGGCAGGGGATCGCAGATCAGACACTGGAACACCTTATGCCAGTGACTCGTGCGTTCTAGTCAGCCGGTGAGACCTCTCGTATGTCTAGAGGTGCGAGACGATCTGGAGTGAAGCGTTTAGGGCACCTTCCAGGGGCGGCTTTATGGGCCGGCGTATACGGGCACGTCACCTCCAGCATCCGCACAGACAGCCTTTGGAACTACCCCCGGCACCACCCGGGACGTCACCGAACACCCGGGCTTGTACGCCGTCGGTTGCGTGGCTGACCGGGCACGGTTCGTCCATCGTGGCGGGCGTGGGCCCGCGATGTCGAGTACATTGCGCAGCACATCGCCTGCCGGTGAGGGCGACCTTCCAGAGGGGTGGCTACCCTGCGCAGGCCCCGTCGAAGTCCACTGGGGCGGCGAGGCCGGCCGAGCTGAACCATTCCCTGGCCCAGGCCTGGACCGAGGGGATCGCGAGTTGCTCGGCAACAAGCTCCGGCGGCCGGCCGAACACGGACTTCCCCTCCTCCAGGAGGTCCCCGGTGCCGCTTCCGGCGAGGAGCCCGAAGAGGGCAGGCTGGTCGAGGAAGGGAATCTTCCCGCCGTCGCCGTCGGTCAGCACGCCCCAGCGCGAGGTGAACAGCGAAAACTCCTCCGGACTTTCCCCGTGGTCCATCACGAGCGGGCAGGCTTCGCCGTCGAGCTGGATCCGCGAGTAGTTGGGCTCCGTTTCGTCGAGGGCCATCAGTTGGACGTCGTCGAGCCACGAAAGCCAGACCGCTGTACACTCTCCCAGCAGCGGATACGGGGCGGCGGCGATGTAGCCGGCCTTGCTCACGTGGGCCGAGTGGCCAACGGCGACGTTGTGGAGCTGCCCCCGGACCAGCGGCAGGACCGCGCTGACAGGCTGGTGGTAGTTGGCGAATTTCCGCCGCATCACGTCGGCGCTTGAATTCGAGCCGATTGAGACCACCAGGGAACGGGCTTCCAGCGGTGCCGCGCTGGCTTGCGCGAGGGCTTCATCCAATCCGGCTGAAAGCCCAAGGGGCCGGAATTCCTTGCCGTCCATAACACCCGAAGCCACGGGCGGGTCCCACGGATACAGCAGCGGATCGAGATGGCCGGCGCCGTCCGCACTGCTCAGTCCCAACGCGTCATCCGAGTGAAGCCGGATGAAGCCGTCGGCATCGTGCTGGAGACTGATCAAGGCGGCCCGCTTTCATGGTTGGGACTTCCAGTGTCCCGCACTTTTGGGGGAACCCACATTCGGCATTTAGGGAGCCGGGCAGGCCGCGCCGCCATAGCTCAGGCCGCCAGGTAGCAGTCATGCCGTCCCCCGAAGCAACTGCCCGTCACCGACACGCCGAGAGTCAACACCGTGGTGGTCGAGTCCGGACAGGCGGGACTGGCCACCAGTTACTGGCTCGCCCCGGCCGGCGCTGAGCACCAGGTGCTGGAGCGGCGGGATGCTCTGGGTGGGGCGCGGCGG is drawn from Micrococcaceae bacterium Sec5.8 and contains these coding sequences:
- a CDS encoding GIY-YIG nuclease family protein — protein: MSDLRSPALYVPAETMFSKEPTSRTSLTLGHVLSGIGADYDPAVRLEDIHVIRHTFKPSDPDALRGPEDLTQERVLAYTRTQDIPPRFPANPPRYWVILIADGGRRSRLWGTYENHGEVATTSTKNYRSFDLRPTEFLAPLNDRLVVEWDNPRSWHRSAGSATGARMPVLEIADRDKVHFPGFDGVLLTYHQLRDMVDDPRYTDWRIALSEVQGIYLITDSTNGKQYVGKADGAERILGRWTAYARDGHGGNVALRELAHESAGGRTGMKTDHARHFVFSLLRVFPYASGLDEASGS